In the genome of Coraliomargarita algicola, one region contains:
- a CDS encoding ABC transporter ATP-binding protein, translating to MSDIIELPSYKEQSDSVRARFADIYQRPIKLEVKDVSKSFNTAKGQIDVLSPISFNVHRREFISVIGPSGCGKSTLIRMLAGLETVSGGQFLLDGKEASGPGADRGMVFQGYTLFPWLTVKKNVMFGLEVNGHSGTAVEQEAMQWIELVGLGHAAESYPSQLSGGMKQRVAIARALANQPQILFMDEPFGALDPHTRLQMQSHLLQIWHNVDVTIMFVTHDLDEAIYLSDRILVLKANPGEIQEFIEVPVPRPRTPEQMLSPEFLATKQRLEELIHPKEHTSTQDLPIVRMTSVNDNVE from the coding sequence ATGAGTGATATTATAGAACTACCCAGTTATAAAGAGCAGAGCGATTCTGTTCGCGCTCGTTTTGCGGATATTTATCAGCGTCCCATTAAGCTCGAAGTGAAGGATGTCAGTAAGAGCTTTAATACTGCCAAGGGGCAAATCGATGTATTGAGTCCGATCAGTTTCAATGTGCATCGTCGCGAGTTTATCTCTGTGATTGGTCCGTCGGGCTGTGGTAAGTCCACTTTGATCCGCATGCTGGCCGGCTTGGAAACTGTATCCGGTGGACAGTTCTTATTGGATGGAAAAGAAGCTTCCGGCCCCGGTGCAGATCGCGGTATGGTCTTTCAGGGCTACACTTTGTTCCCTTGGTTGACTGTTAAAAAGAACGTAATGTTTGGATTGGAAGTCAATGGACATTCTGGCACTGCAGTGGAACAAGAAGCGATGCAATGGATCGAATTGGTCGGGCTCGGGCATGCCGCAGAATCTTATCCGAGCCAACTTTCGGGCGGCATGAAGCAGCGGGTGGCCATTGCGCGGGCGCTGGCAAATCAGCCACAGATCTTGTTTATGGATGAGCCTTTCGGGGCTTTGGATCCGCACACGCGTTTACAGATGCAGTCGCACCTGTTGCAAATCTGGCACAACGTAGATGTCACAATCATGTTTGTGACACACGATTTAGATGAGGCGATTTATCTCTCCGATCGCATTCTGGTTTTGAAAGCCAACCCTGGTGAAATACAGGAGTTCATCGAAGTGCCGGTGCCACGTCCGCGCACGCCGGAACAAATGCTGAGTCCGGAGTTTCTCGCGACCAAGCAACGCCTGGAAGAGCTCATTCACCCGAAAGAGCATACCAGCACGCAAGATCTACCCATCGTTCGTATGACGAGTGTAAATGACAATGTTGAATAG
- a CDS encoding creatininase family protein, with translation MLNRYCIESLTWPKVQALQAECPLLVLPLGATEQHGPALPINTDTVIADALCRDACQRAQVAMAPVIPYTSSAAHTDKWPGTFSQTPLSFIQTLVQYAKWAEATGWKKLYIVNAHAGNDAPLRVAVDQVRIELMGRLQIGFLNTFFITPEIEAHFTQDAKDLHANKGECDLMLHLAPDTVDLDALESADDPDRTEDLIFSYPVSQTSLTGGTGYPSRGTAADGQMLFEKMCLAIAAKLEQAKLEQAPLAESEWGSAPDGFYS, from the coding sequence ATGTTGAATAGATACTGCATCGAATCGCTGACCTGGCCCAAGGTGCAAGCTTTGCAAGCGGAGTGTCCGCTACTGGTCTTGCCGCTTGGAGCGACCGAACAGCATGGCCCGGCCCTGCCGATCAATACCGATACCGTGATCGCCGATGCGCTGTGTCGCGACGCCTGTCAACGTGCACAAGTCGCGATGGCTCCGGTCATCCCTTATACTTCGTCGGCAGCGCACACGGATAAGTGGCCAGGTACGTTTTCACAAACGCCGCTTAGCTTTATCCAAACACTGGTGCAATATGCAAAATGGGCGGAAGCGACAGGTTGGAAAAAACTCTACATCGTCAATGCCCATGCCGGCAATGACGCGCCCTTGCGGGTGGCTGTCGATCAGGTGCGCATTGAACTGATGGGCCGCCTGCAGATTGGTTTTCTCAACACCTTCTTTATCACACCCGAAATCGAGGCGCACTTTACCCAAGATGCCAAGGATCTGCACGCCAACAAGGGCGAATGTGATCTGATGCTACACCTCGCACCCGATACCGTCGACCTCGATGCGCTTGAAAGCGCCGATGATCCGGATCGCACCGAGGACTTGATTTTCAGCTACCCGGTATCGCAAACCAGTTTGACCGGTGGCACCGGCTATCCCTCTCGAGGCACGGCGGCAGATGGACAAATGCTCTTTGAGAAAATGTGCCTCGCAATCGCCGCCAAGCTAGAGCAAGCCAAACTCGAACAAGCGCCCTTAGCTGAATCAGAATGGGGCAGCGCACCTGATGGCTTTTATTCTTAA
- a CDS encoding SulP family inorganic anion transporter yields MKPHAYKPRFLELLCNRPSGADIGREAAAGLTVGLIALPLALALGIASIPVGADTPYSAPALGIYTAIIAGFLISVFGGSRVQIGGPTAAFIPIVLLIVQAHGYVGLLLATMMAGIILILMGFARLGTLIKYIPWPVTSGFTTGIAVAIMVTQVVDFSGIHGETAIPGEFFEKVEWLCHHLGTLDAMTVLVALLSCAVIFFWPRIGWKRLPGSIVAMLLGTLAVWGLNQLEGVQIATVGSRFGDSAIPAHLPSFMMPAVSVEMIRELIMPATAIAILCSIESLLSAVVADGLTNQRHDSNSELIGQGIANLICPFFGGLPATGAIARTSANIRNGGRTPLAGVVHALSLLAIVLLFSSFARYIPMPTMAAVLVMVALHMGEWRALKEIKRMQTGDALVLLTTFALTVIFDLVVAIEIGMVLAALLFIRRVSETTEVSRVTHNDVLESPEHVAQGKAIPEGVLVYRIFGPFLFGAADKMQDALEELSDYPKVIILRMHLVTAMDTTALYALVNLVERMRERGTSIVVSGIHRQPLELLRKSDSLKTLGIDNFCGHYDEALNRAQQLIAESK; encoded by the coding sequence ATGAAGCCACACGCTTACAAACCACGTTTCCTTGAATTATTGTGCAATCGTCCTAGTGGCGCCGACATCGGACGCGAGGCCGCCGCGGGGCTCACGGTCGGTTTAATTGCTCTACCGCTGGCACTTGCCCTAGGCATTGCGAGTATTCCAGTCGGGGCGGACACTCCTTACTCCGCGCCGGCATTGGGGATCTATACGGCGATTATCGCTGGTTTTTTAATTTCCGTATTCGGAGGTAGTCGGGTGCAGATCGGCGGGCCGACCGCGGCCTTTATCCCGATTGTGCTACTCATTGTGCAAGCGCATGGCTATGTCGGCCTGTTGTTGGCGACGATGATGGCTGGCATCATATTGATTTTAATGGGCTTTGCGCGGCTGGGCACTTTGATCAAATACATTCCTTGGCCCGTTACCTCGGGCTTTACCACTGGTATTGCGGTGGCGATTATGGTCACTCAGGTGGTTGATTTTAGCGGTATTCATGGAGAGACTGCGATCCCGGGCGAGTTTTTTGAAAAAGTAGAATGGCTGTGTCACCATTTGGGAACTTTAGATGCGATGACTGTTCTGGTCGCACTACTTTCCTGTGCGGTTATATTCTTTTGGCCGCGTATAGGTTGGAAGCGCCTTCCAGGTTCGATTGTGGCCATGTTGCTCGGCACCTTGGCGGTGTGGGGCTTGAATCAGCTGGAGGGCGTTCAGATCGCCACTGTGGGCTCGCGATTCGGCGATTCGGCGATTCCGGCGCATTTGCCCAGTTTTATGATGCCTGCAGTTTCGGTGGAAATGATACGGGAGTTGATTATGCCAGCCACGGCGATCGCGATTTTGTGTTCGATTGAGTCTTTGCTCTCGGCGGTGGTGGCCGATGGTCTGACTAATCAGCGGCATGATAGTAACTCGGAGCTGATCGGCCAAGGTATCGCGAATTTGATTTGTCCCTTCTTCGGAGGTTTGCCTGCGACCGGCGCGATTGCACGCACTTCGGCTAATATTCGTAATGGCGGCCGTACTCCTTTGGCTGGGGTTGTGCATGCGCTTTCATTGTTGGCTATTGTACTGCTCTTTTCCTCTTTTGCGCGATATATCCCGATGCCGACCATGGCTGCAGTGCTGGTGATGGTGGCCTTGCACATGGGGGAGTGGCGGGCTTTAAAGGAAATCAAGCGCATGCAAACGGGGGATGCTTTGGTTCTATTGACGACTTTTGCGCTAACGGTGATCTTTGATTTGGTGGTGGCAATTGAGATTGGTATGGTCTTGGCAGCCTTGCTGTTTATTCGTCGCGTTTCAGAGACTACGGAGGTCAGCCGTGTGACGCACAATGATGTCTTGGAATCGCCCGAGCACGTTGCGCAAGGTAAAGCGATTCCCGAGGGCGTGCTGGTGTATCGTATTTTTGGCCCCTTCCTATTTGGTGCTGCCGATAAGATGCAAGACGCGCTGGAGGAATTGTCCGACTATCCTAAAGTGATCATCTTGCGCATGCACTTAGTGACCGCAATGGATACCACTGCGCTTTATGCCTTAGTCAATTTAGTCGAACGGATGCGGGAGAGAGGAACGTCGATCGTTGTGAGCGGAATCCATCGGCAGCCCTTGGAACTTCTACGTAAATCGGATTCGCTGAAAACGCTGGGAATCGATAATTTCTGCGGCCACTATGACGAAGCGCTTAATCGTGCGCAGCAGTTGATCGCCGAGAGCAAATAG
- a CDS encoding CopG family ribbon-helix-helix protein → MKTVQKTNRTLAQRISISLPAKLATALDDMVDSRGFQNRSQAIAEMIEESLIQHKQEDNSAIMAGTITLIYDTGKTGLLQQLAKIQRQYVQECISSQHVLLEGQYIMEVVLAQGPVQNLRELTNQMLACKGVSSGGLTLTNKLIPQVHAR, encoded by the coding sequence ATGAAGACTGTACAAAAAACGAACAGAACACTCGCTCAGCGCATAAGTATCTCACTGCCAGCGAAATTGGCGACTGCGCTGGACGACATGGTGGACTCCCGTGGCTTTCAAAACCGTTCGCAAGCCATTGCTGAGATGATTGAGGAGAGCCTCATCCAACATAAACAAGAAGACAACTCGGCCATCATGGCCGGAACGATCACTCTTATTTATGACACGGGAAAGACGGGACTGCTACAGCAGCTAGCCAAAATCCAACGTCAGTACGTGCAAGAGTGCATCAGTAGCCAACATGTATTACTTGAGGGCCAGTACATAATGGAAGTGGTATTAGCCCAGGGCCCGGTGCAGAACCTGCGTGAACTGACAAATCAAATGCTGGCATGCAAAGGCGTCAGTTCCGGCGGCCTTACTTTGACCAACAAACTGATCCCGCAAGTCCATGCCCGCTAA
- the gndA gene encoding NADP-dependent phosphogluconate dehydrogenase, with the protein MSEATSDIGLIGLAVMGQNLALNIADHGFKISVYNRTTSKMEEFVAANPDTPGGLVGQAELKDFVASLKRPRKIIILVQAGWATDKVIEGLIPLLEEGDIIIDGGNAKWDDTIRREKELTEKGLRFIGSGVSGGEEGARFGPSLMPGGSKEAWSHLEPIWKAIAAKVDPETGKPLEGAEAGKPVEGGFSCTAYIGPDGAGHYVKMVHNGIEYGDMQMICEAYDLMQNVLGLSPAEMGDIFTEWNKGDLDSFLIEITADILKQTDPVTGKPFVDIVLDTAGQKGTGKWTSVNALDMGTPAPTVAEAVFARCLSAVKDERVAAEKILKGPEAEAFTGDKAEMVEAIREALYASKICSYAQGFQLMAYAQEEYGWKLNFGEIAQIFRGGCIIRAAFLQKITEAYERDPNLANLLLDPYFSEAIHTAQKSWRKVVALAATHGVSIPTFSSALSYFDGYRSSRLPQNLLQAQRDYFGAHTYERTDEPRGKFYHIDWPKADRPQLEM; encoded by the coding sequence ATGTCTGAAGCAACCTCCGATATTGGCCTGATTGGCCTCGCAGTAATGGGCCAAAATCTGGCTCTTAACATCGCCGACCATGGCTTTAAGATTTCCGTTTATAACCGGACGACTTCCAAAATGGAAGAATTCGTCGCGGCTAACCCCGACACGCCGGGTGGCCTAGTCGGTCAAGCCGAGCTCAAAGACTTTGTCGCCTCGCTCAAACGTCCTCGTAAAATCATCATTCTGGTGCAAGCAGGTTGGGCGACAGACAAGGTGATCGAAGGCTTAATTCCCCTTCTTGAAGAAGGTGATATCATCATCGACGGTGGCAACGCCAAGTGGGACGACACCATCCGGCGCGAAAAAGAGCTTACAGAAAAAGGGCTTCGTTTCATCGGTTCCGGAGTATCCGGCGGAGAAGAAGGCGCTCGCTTTGGTCCGTCTCTAATGCCAGGCGGCAGCAAGGAAGCTTGGTCGCACCTAGAGCCCATTTGGAAAGCGATCGCAGCCAAAGTAGACCCAGAAACTGGTAAACCACTCGAAGGCGCCGAAGCTGGCAAGCCTGTCGAAGGTGGTTTCAGTTGCACCGCCTATATCGGTCCAGACGGTGCCGGACACTACGTTAAGATGGTCCACAACGGCATCGAATACGGTGACATGCAGATGATCTGCGAGGCTTATGACCTCATGCAAAATGTGTTGGGACTCTCTCCGGCAGAGATGGGCGACATCTTCACTGAGTGGAACAAGGGCGACCTCGACTCCTTCCTGATCGAAATCACAGCCGACATTCTGAAGCAAACCGATCCCGTAACTGGCAAACCATTCGTCGACATCGTGCTCGATACAGCGGGTCAGAAGGGCACAGGTAAATGGACCTCTGTCAATGCGCTCGACATGGGCACACCTGCACCCACCGTAGCCGAAGCCGTCTTTGCTCGCTGCCTATCAGCCGTTAAAGACGAACGTGTTGCTGCGGAAAAGATCCTTAAAGGCCCTGAGGCCGAAGCCTTCACTGGCGACAAGGCTGAAATGGTCGAAGCGATCCGCGAGGCTCTTTACGCCTCCAAGATCTGCTCCTATGCACAAGGCTTCCAATTGATGGCTTACGCTCAAGAGGAATATGGCTGGAAGCTCAATTTCGGTGAGATTGCACAAATCTTCCGCGGTGGTTGCATCATTCGTGCGGCCTTCCTGCAAAAGATCACAGAAGCCTATGAGCGTGATCCGAATCTCGCCAACCTTCTGCTGGACCCATACTTCAGCGAAGCCATCCACACCGCCCAAAAGAGCTGGCGTAAAGTCGTGGCTCTAGCCGCCACACACGGTGTATCCATCCCAACCTTCAGCTCCGCGCTGTCTTACTTCGATGGCTACCGTAGCTCGCGCTTGCCGCAAAACCTTCTGCAAGCTCAACGTGACTACTTTGGTGCCCACACTTACGAGCGCACCGATGAGCCTCGTGGCAAGTTCTACCACATCGACTGGCCCAAGGCAGATCGCCCACAATTGGAAATGTAA
- the dnaN gene encoding DNA polymerase III subunit beta, which produces MKFKINQDHFSNGLQQVLNVVATRSTMPILSNVLIEAEEGHISLTTTNLDLGIRCRIKAEVSEPGSTTLPVRKLATIVRELPVNEVFVETSDSNQAKITSGGSLFKIMGLSAEEFPPLPTFENRKVFELSQDKIVNMLKSVSYAQSTDENRYILNGVYFNFADEKLTLVATDGRRLGLTALELEISEDNAGSLILPAKTVGELERLMGKGEAVKVAFNDRQAAFEIAIDEAGDSGLIDHLYLVSKIVEGNYPNYRQVIPKETEHRVKIERELMLECVHRAALVTSDKSNSVKLKVSKNLLEISGSSTEYGESHESMAIAYDGPEVQVAFNPQFLMEPLKALTKDEVFFEFKDELSPGLFKTLDNFICVIMPLRLN; this is translated from the coding sequence ATGAAGTTCAAGATCAACCAGGATCATTTTAGCAACGGCCTCCAACAAGTTCTCAACGTTGTTGCGACTCGTTCTACCATGCCCATCCTCAGCAATGTGCTGATCGAAGCCGAGGAGGGTCACATTTCGCTGACTACAACCAACCTTGACCTTGGCATTCGTTGCCGAATCAAGGCTGAGGTTTCTGAACCTGGCAGCACGACATTGCCAGTTCGCAAATTGGCGACAATCGTGCGTGAGCTTCCGGTCAACGAGGTATTTGTTGAAACCAGTGATAGCAACCAGGCGAAGATTACATCGGGTGGTTCACTTTTCAAAATCATGGGTTTGAGTGCTGAGGAGTTTCCACCGTTGCCTACTTTTGAGAATCGTAAAGTCTTTGAGCTTTCGCAGGACAAAATCGTAAACATGCTCAAGAGCGTGTCTTACGCTCAATCCACGGATGAGAATCGCTACATCCTCAACGGTGTATACTTTAACTTTGCGGATGAGAAATTGACGCTGGTGGCGACGGATGGACGCCGTCTTGGTTTGACTGCGCTGGAACTAGAAATCAGCGAAGACAATGCGGGCAGCCTAATTTTGCCTGCCAAGACAGTGGGCGAGCTGGAGCGTTTGATGGGCAAGGGAGAAGCTGTGAAGGTCGCCTTCAACGATCGTCAGGCAGCTTTTGAAATCGCGATCGATGAAGCGGGCGATTCCGGTTTGATTGACCACCTCTATCTCGTATCCAAGATTGTAGAAGGTAACTACCCGAATTATCGTCAAGTCATCCCTAAGGAAACAGAGCACCGAGTCAAAATCGAGCGTGAGTTAATGCTTGAATGCGTGCACCGTGCAGCTTTGGTGACATCGGACAAGAGTAACTCTGTAAAGCTTAAGGTGAGTAAGAACCTGCTGGAAATCTCTGGCTCGTCGACTGAATATGGTGAATCGCACGAATCGATGGCGATCGCTTATGATGGCCCTGAGGTGCAAGTCGCGTTCAATCCACAATTTTTAATGGAGCCGCTTAAGGCTTTGACTAAGGATGAGGTCTTCTTCGAGTTCAAGGATGAGCTCAGCCCGGGGCTATTCAAGACATTGGATAACTTCATCTGTGTGATCATGCCACTGCGCTTGAACTAA
- the glnT gene encoding type III glutamate--ammonia ligase, with protein MEELKNKLKAQGVKYCVGAYVDIHGVPKGKFVPIDHFEHFAEGSELYTGYALDGLGQRPNDDEIASLPDTNHIIQLPWQPEVAWMPADNTFKGEPYEVNTRVALKKVLAQAEAMGFTVNLGIECEVYVVKETENGGIEIPDQNDHLDKVCYDVKRFMDRFTWLDKVSTTINDLGWDLYSLDQEDATSQFEFDFKYADALTMCDRYIFFRMMAKQYAAEEGLLATFMPKPFADKTGSGAHFNLSLADSKTGENLFKDANDPRGLGLSELGYQFSAGILKHGPALCAAFAPTVNSYKRLVRKGLMSYYSWAPVFNSYGSNNRTNSLRVPMGGGRIESRNADASCNPYLAATLMLAAGLQGIQEKLNPGEAQEENLYEFTPEQLAERGISELPRSLDEAVHAFASDPFVEEVLGSTLRDEFIRYKSEEWRQYHQRVTDWEVDHYARRF; from the coding sequence ATGGAAGAACTAAAAAACAAACTCAAAGCCCAAGGGGTTAAATATTGTGTCGGCGCTTACGTAGACATTCACGGCGTGCCAAAGGGTAAGTTCGTACCCATCGATCATTTCGAGCATTTTGCAGAAGGATCGGAGCTCTATACCGGCTATGCCCTCGACGGCTTAGGCCAGCGCCCAAATGACGACGAGATTGCCTCCTTACCGGACACCAATCACATCATCCAATTGCCATGGCAACCGGAAGTGGCATGGATGCCAGCAGACAACACTTTCAAGGGCGAGCCCTACGAGGTCAACACCCGCGTCGCACTGAAGAAGGTGCTGGCGCAGGCTGAAGCAATGGGCTTCACCGTAAATCTGGGCATCGAGTGCGAAGTCTACGTGGTCAAAGAAACGGAGAATGGCGGCATCGAAATCCCCGACCAAAACGATCATTTGGACAAGGTTTGCTACGATGTGAAACGCTTCATGGATCGTTTCACCTGGCTGGACAAGGTGTCCACCACGATTAATGACCTCGGCTGGGACCTTTACTCACTCGACCAGGAGGACGCGACTTCGCAATTCGAATTCGATTTCAAATACGCCGATGCGCTCACTATGTGTGACCGCTACATCTTCTTCCGCATGATGGCGAAGCAGTATGCCGCCGAAGAAGGTCTCTTGGCCACCTTCATGCCAAAGCCTTTCGCAGATAAGACCGGTAGTGGGGCTCACTTCAATCTATCGCTGGCCGATTCTAAAACAGGCGAAAACCTGTTTAAGGATGCCAACGATCCGCGCGGACTGGGCTTATCAGAGCTCGGTTATCAATTCAGCGCAGGCATCCTCAAGCACGGTCCGGCGCTGTGCGCGGCATTTGCACCAACGGTCAACAGCTACAAGCGTCTCGTGCGAAAGGGCCTGATGTCTTACTATTCATGGGCTCCCGTATTCAATTCATACGGCAGTAACAATCGCACCAATTCGCTGCGCGTGCCGATGGGCGGCGGACGCATCGAATCGCGCAATGCCGATGCGTCTTGTAATCCATACCTAGCCGCCACATTGATGCTGGCTGCAGGCTTACAAGGGATCCAAGAGAAATTAAATCCCGGCGAGGCTCAGGAGGAAAACCTCTACGAATTCACCCCAGAGCAGTTGGCCGAACGCGGGATCAGCGAACTGCCACGCTCGCTCGACGAGGCGGTGCATGCCTTTGCCTCCGATCCCTTTGTCGAAGAAGTGCTCGGCAGCACATTACGCGACGAATTCATTCGCTATAAGAGTGAAGAATGGCGTCAATATCACCAACGCGTCACAGACTGGGAAGTCGATCATTACGCGCGTCGGTTTTAG
- a CDS encoding ABC transporter substrate-binding protein: MLKLKNWAGKATRTGLCALALISANMLSAKEPLKIGYSDWPGWVAWQIGIDKGWFEEEGVDVEFLWMDYVASMDAYVAGQVDAVTMTNGDALVTGGTGKPSVAILISDYSNGNDMVVAAPGIETLADLKGKKIGLEEGFVIHLLLLKGAEMAGIDPSEFTIVNTPTNETPQVLASGAVDAIGAWQPNSGQALKTVPGSKPVLTSADAPGIIYDLLSVDPESLEARRDDWSKVVKVWYRIADFIKDEENIDEALEILSKRVAISPEEYEPFLEGTYILSLEEVLPIWKEAEGLGSVYGSTKIADDFNVEQGVYDEPLNTVQYLDPSLTLEYAESVK; the protein is encoded by the coding sequence ATGTTGAAACTAAAAAATTGGGCTGGAAAAGCCACACGGACAGGACTCTGCGCACTTGCACTGATCAGTGCAAACATGCTTTCAGCCAAGGAACCTCTTAAAATTGGCTACAGTGACTGGCCAGGATGGGTGGCATGGCAAATCGGTATCGATAAGGGCTGGTTTGAAGAAGAAGGTGTCGACGTGGAATTCCTGTGGATGGACTATGTGGCATCGATGGATGCCTATGTTGCTGGCCAGGTGGATGCTGTCACGATGACCAATGGGGATGCGCTGGTCACCGGTGGCACAGGTAAACCTTCCGTTGCGATTCTTATCAGCGATTACTCGAATGGTAACGATATGGTGGTGGCTGCACCTGGAATCGAAACTTTGGCGGACTTGAAAGGTAAGAAGATCGGCCTGGAAGAGGGCTTTGTGATTCACCTGCTATTGCTAAAGGGCGCTGAGATGGCGGGTATCGACCCTTCGGAATTTACCATCGTTAATACACCGACCAATGAGACACCACAAGTGCTGGCTTCGGGTGCCGTCGATGCGATCGGCGCATGGCAGCCAAATTCTGGACAAGCGCTCAAGACGGTTCCCGGGTCGAAGCCGGTGCTGACTTCGGCGGATGCTCCTGGTATCATTTATGATTTGTTATCCGTTGATCCTGAAAGTTTGGAAGCGCGTCGCGATGACTGGTCGAAGGTCGTGAAGGTTTGGTATCGTATCGCCGACTTTATCAAGGACGAAGAGAACATTGATGAAGCGCTCGAAATTCTTTCGAAGCGTGTCGCCATCTCTCCGGAAGAGTATGAGCCATTTCTTGAGGGCACATACATCCTATCCCTGGAGGAAGTGCTTCCTATCTGGAAAGAAGCCGAGGGCCTGGGGTCGGTCTATGGATCGACTAAGATTGCAGATGATTTCAATGTCGAGCAGGGCGTTTACGATGAGCCGCTCAACACCGTCCAATACCTAGACCCAAGCCTGACGCTGGAGTATGCTGAGTCGGTGAAGTAA
- a CDS encoding ABC transporter permease, whose translation MKNSSQFKAPTTPWFAVRKELSAKRRSLLIAASFILPILLWSIVSYTPFIWHPDIKLEISADRENVTTVFTAGNHLSKEYFPGFVEAVEAENSEILAARASGESTNSGFRARRANLKILRHMAPVAIANGWLTREEAEDDSQLYQVWQGVAEGSLVGTKVKLSDQNIALIKRNWELLSAKSPTFVSKSLPETPLEKLVPQGRPANPVYLPAPHEVVIQGYHDFTQETDPDKPSMWQRYKHSLRIVFFGFMLSAFVGVPMGILCGTFDFFSKLFEPFIDFFRYMPAPAFSTLLVAVFLAHDAPKIALVFLGTFFQMVLVVSNTTRQLDASLIEAAQTLGAKTFTMIRRVIIPGITPNLYNDMRILLGWSWTWLVIAELIGVKSGLTEFIETQGRWRNFDSVFPIIIMIGVTGFVTDQILASLRKYFFPWTPESSEKKHGFIGRFVLWMLDRKVYDTPKNGKA comes from the coding sequence ATGAAGAATAGTTCCCAGTTTAAGGCACCCACCACTCCATGGTTTGCCGTGCGCAAAGAACTCAGCGCCAAACGCCGTTCACTACTGATTGCTGCATCTTTTATCCTTCCGATCTTACTTTGGAGTATCGTGAGTTATACGCCATTTATCTGGCATCCGGATATTAAGCTCGAGATTTCAGCGGACCGGGAGAATGTGACGACGGTCTTTACTGCCGGTAATCATCTGTCCAAGGAATATTTCCCAGGATTTGTCGAAGCTGTCGAAGCAGAGAATAGTGAAATCCTGGCAGCACGTGCCAGTGGTGAGTCGACGAATTCAGGCTTTCGTGCGCGGCGTGCAAATTTGAAAATCCTGCGACACATGGCGCCCGTGGCGATTGCTAATGGCTGGCTGACGCGCGAAGAAGCTGAGGACGACAGTCAACTGTATCAGGTCTGGCAAGGCGTGGCCGAAGGCTCGCTGGTCGGGACTAAGGTGAAGTTGAGCGATCAGAACATTGCGCTGATTAAACGAAATTGGGAGCTGCTGAGTGCCAAGAGCCCGACCTTTGTTTCGAAATCATTGCCGGAAACGCCACTGGAAAAATTGGTGCCTCAAGGACGTCCAGCGAATCCAGTCTATCTGCCCGCGCCGCATGAGGTGGTCATCCAGGGCTATCATGACTTCACTCAAGAAACGGATCCCGACAAGCCTAGCATGTGGCAGCGCTATAAGCACTCACTGCGCATTGTCTTTTTTGGATTTATGCTGTCGGCCTTTGTGGGGGTTCCTATGGGAATCCTTTGCGGCACTTTTGATTTCTTTTCGAAACTCTTTGAGCCATTTATTGATTTCTTCCGCTATATGCCGGCTCCCGCTTTTAGCACATTATTAGTGGCGGTCTTCCTTGCCCACGATGCGCCTAAGATCGCATTGGTTTTCTTAGGCACCTTTTTTCAAATGGTATTGGTGGTCTCAAATACCACGCGCCAACTGGATGCCTCTTTGATTGAAGCGGCTCAAACCTTGGGTGCGAAAACTTTTACCATGATTCGACGTGTTATCATTCCTGGTATCACGCCAAATCTTTATAACGATATGCGAATTCTACTTGGCTGGTCATGGACTTGGTTGGTGATCGCAGAATTGATCGGTGTGAAGAGTGGTCTGACGGAGTTTATCGAAACTCAGGGTCGCTGGCGTAACTTTGACAGTGTCTTCCCTATCATTATTATGATTGGGGTAACTGGATTCGTGACCGATCAAATTCTCGCATCCTTACGTAAATATTTTTTCCCGTGGACTCCCGAATCATCCGAAAAGAAACACGGCTTTATCGGTCGCTTTGTGCTCTGGATGCTAGATCGCAAGGTTTATGATACACCTAAGAATGGAAAGGCTTAA